In Gemmatimonadaceae bacterium, one genomic interval encodes:
- a CDS encoding ABC transporter permease → MSDGRGSHRRRYSGFLRPDDAGDVDEELAFHIQSRIERNLALGMSAADARRDAVERFGDIAAVRSILVRHDERQRATERRAEYLADFVQDIIFGWRALRRAPAFTIAAALTLALGIGANTAIFSVLNAVVLQPLPYSQPDRLVTLGQGSSGEYLALRERLRTITGLAEWDPTTDPVDDGRDALRLTGVAVTPNLMPLLGAAPMLGRGFTPNDGEVGNAHVLMLSYATWRREFGGARDVIGRKVTLEGLPYTIIGVMGPSFRYPNADVQYWRPYVIDPQNIGLMWGVGGKEFVGRLAPNTTLDQARRELRVVWPSLRTSNPIWDPGPQYRRDATVTPLKADVVGSSEPLLWMLFGATLFVLAIACVNVANLLLARANSRERELAVRAALGGGRGRLTRQLVTEGLLLSAVGAVAGVALAVLTVHALVTAVPTGLPRANEIGVSGTALGFALVMAIATGIVFSIVPAIRATSAAASASGAMLGRRATASRSHARVSAWLVGGEIALAVMLVAASMLLVRSFAALRSIAPGFDPAHVVAARISAPEATYTSGSERLANFYADVLERVGAMPGVTSAALVNQLSLAEPVWSQAIRVQGQFEDVKHALPIVDHFQTVSPGYFAAMGIPVLRGRSFTDADRPGEPLVAVVSRSVARRFWPNGDAIGQRIGYPFDSPWITVVGVVPDTKQDSLRDTSSATMYMPWAQRTSMVGTELWIVVRGAGDPAATGMAIRGIVHDIDRGVPVSDVRTMNDVVDNSVAGARFTAGLVTVFALVALALGAVGIFGVMSYVVNERRQEMGLRIALGSSAGGVVRLVVVRALRLAAIGTIVGLACTLGAMHSLDRWLYGVSPLDPVTFAGVAALFCVVAVLASYLPARRAARADPAAALVE, encoded by the coding sequence ATCGAGCGCAACCTTGCGCTCGGAATGTCGGCGGCGGATGCGCGCCGCGACGCCGTCGAACGGTTCGGCGACATCGCGGCGGTTCGCTCTATTCTGGTCAGGCATGACGAACGGCAGCGGGCGACCGAGCGACGGGCCGAGTATCTCGCGGACTTCGTGCAGGACATCATATTCGGCTGGCGGGCGCTGCGGCGCGCGCCGGCATTTACGATTGCTGCCGCTCTCACACTTGCGCTTGGAATCGGAGCGAACACCGCCATCTTTTCGGTGCTCAATGCGGTGGTGCTGCAGCCGCTGCCATACTCGCAGCCCGATCGTTTGGTCACGCTGGGACAGGGATCGTCGGGAGAGTACCTGGCGCTCCGGGAGCGTTTGCGCACGATTACCGGTCTCGCGGAATGGGATCCGACAACCGATCCGGTTGACGACGGCCGCGACGCACTGCGCCTGACGGGCGTCGCCGTGACGCCGAACCTCATGCCGTTGCTCGGCGCCGCGCCGATGCTCGGCCGCGGGTTCACGCCTAACGACGGCGAGGTCGGCAACGCTCATGTGTTGATGTTGAGCTACGCGACCTGGCGCCGGGAGTTTGGCGGCGCCCGAGACGTCATCGGCCGGAAGGTGACGCTCGAGGGGCTGCCATACACCATCATCGGCGTCATGGGCCCCTCGTTCCGCTATCCAAACGCCGACGTTCAGTACTGGCGACCGTACGTCATCGATCCGCAGAACATCGGCCTCATGTGGGGCGTGGGCGGCAAGGAGTTCGTCGGCCGGCTCGCGCCTAACACGACGCTCGATCAGGCGCGGCGCGAGCTGCGCGTGGTGTGGCCGTCACTGCGTACATCGAACCCGATCTGGGACCCCGGCCCCCAGTATCGCCGGGATGCGACGGTGACGCCGCTCAAGGCAGATGTCGTCGGCAGCAGCGAACCGCTCCTCTGGATGCTCTTTGGCGCAACGCTGTTCGTGTTGGCCATCGCCTGCGTCAACGTCGCCAATCTGCTGCTCGCTCGAGCGAATTCCCGCGAACGCGAACTCGCCGTGCGTGCGGCGTTGGGCGGCGGCCGCGGCCGTCTGACGCGACAGCTCGTGACCGAAGGCCTGCTGCTTTCCGCCGTTGGTGCGGTTGCCGGGGTCGCGCTTGCCGTCCTAACCGTACACGCGCTCGTCACCGCGGTGCCGACGGGCCTTCCGAGAGCGAATGAAATCGGCGTCAGCGGCACAGCGTTGGGCTTCGCGCTCGTTATGGCCATTGCAACCGGCATCGTGTTCAGCATCGTGCCGGCGATTCGCGCCACGTCCGCGGCCGCGTCCGCCTCGGGCGCCATGCTTGGCCGCCGAGCGACGGCGTCCAGGTCGCACGCTCGCGTGTCGGCGTGGCTCGTGGGCGGTGAAATAGCGCTCGCCGTCATGCTCGTCGCAGCTTCGATGCTTCTCGTACGCAGTTTCGCCGCGCTTCGATCGATCGCCCCCGGATTCGATCCCGCTCACGTCGTTGCCGCGCGCATCTCGGCGCCCGAGGCGACGTACACCTCCGGCAGCGAGCGTCTGGCCAACTTCTATGCCGACGTGCTCGAGCGCGTGGGCGCCATGCCGGGCGTCACGAGCGCTGCGTTAGTCAACCAGCTTTCGCTCGCCGAGCCGGTCTGGAGTCAGGCGATCCGCGTCCAGGGACAGTTCGAAGACGTGAAGCATGCGCTGCCGATCGTCGACCACTTTCAAACCGTGAGTCCGGGATACTTCGCGGCCATGGGGATTCCGGTTCTGCGCGGACGATCGTTCACGGATGCGGATCGTCCGGGTGAGCCGCTGGTGGCTGTCGTTAGTAGGAGTGTCGCGAGGCGGTTCTGGCCGAATGGCGATGCCATCGGCCAACGCATCGGCTATCCGTTCGACAGCCCCTGGATCACGGTCGTCGGCGTGGTGCCCGATACCAAGCAGGACAGCCTGCGCGACACGTCGAGCGCGACGATGTACATGCCGTGGGCGCAGCGCACCAGCATGGTCGGCACTGAGCTATGGATCGTCGTGCGCGGCGCGGGTGATCCCGCAGCCACGGGCATGGCGATTCGTGGCATTGTCCACGACATCGACCGCGGCGTGCCGGTGAGCGACGTGCGGACGATGAACGATGTCGTGGACAACTCGGTTGCCGGCGCCCGGTTCACCGCTGGCTTAGTGACGGTGTTTGCGTTAGTCGCGCTGGCGCTTGGCGCCGTCGGCATATTCGGTGTCATGTCGTACGTCGTGAACGAGCGCCGGCAGGAGATGGGGTTGCGTATCGCTCTCGGGTCCTCCGCCGGCGGCGTGGTCAGGCTCGTCGTCGTGCGGGCGCTGCGACTGGCGGCGATCGGGACGATCGTCGGCTTGGCGTGCACACTCGGAGCGATGCATTCGCTCGACCGATGGTTGTACGGCGTCTCCCCGTTGGACCCTGTCACGTTCGCGGGGGTAGCCGCTCTATTCTGCGTGGTCGCCGTCCTCGCCAGCTACCTGCCGGCGAGGCGGGCGGCGCGAGCCGACCCGGCGGCGGCGCTCGTCGAATAG